A single Cnuibacter physcomitrellae DNA region contains:
- the folB gene encoding dihydroneopterin aldolase, producing the protein MSTTSADPAEHEPARRPAEHEHAPAQRTAAGPLDELTLTGLEVFAHHGYYDFEREQGQRFVIDTTLWLDTRAAATGDDLDRTVHYGVLAEQIVSAAQSDPVDLIETLAERIAGVVLAYPAVARTRVTVHKPDAPIQVPFADVSIAITRSRDAWPSVREEVEA; encoded by the coding sequence ATGAGCACCACCAGCGCCGACCCCGCCGAGCACGAGCCCGCACGCCGCCCCGCCGAGCACGAGCACGCCCCCGCCCAGCGCACCGCCGCGGGACCCCTCGACGAGCTCACCCTCACCGGCCTCGAGGTGTTCGCGCACCACGGCTACTACGATTTCGAGCGTGAGCAGGGGCAGCGCTTCGTGATCGACACGACCCTCTGGCTCGACACGCGTGCCGCCGCCACGGGCGACGACCTCGACCGCACGGTGCACTACGGCGTGCTCGCCGAGCAGATCGTCTCCGCCGCGCAGTCCGACCCCGTCGACCTCATCGAGACCCTCGCCGAACGCATCGCGGGCGTCGTCCTGGCCTATCCCGCCGTCGCGCGGACTCGGGTGACCGTCCACAAGCCCGACGCACCGATCCAGGTGCCCTTCGCCGACGTCTCGATCGCGATCACCCGGTCCCGCGACGCGTGGCCCAGCGTGCGAGAGGAGGTGGAGGCATGA